From Polynucleobacter sp. MWH-Braz-FAM2G, a single genomic window includes:
- the uvrA gene encoding excinuclease ABC subunit UvrA, whose protein sequence is MNNEIKIRGARTHNLKNINLDIPREKLVVLTGLSGSGKSSLAFDTLYAEGQRRYVESLSAYARQFLQLMEKPDVDTIEGLSPAISIEQKATSHNPRSTVGTVTEIHDYLRLLFARAGTPHCPDHNLPLEAQSVSQMVDTVLTLPEDTKLMILAPVVSERKGEFIDLFQDLQAQGFVRFRVRSGGGTANLAKAEIFEVDQLPSLKKNDKHSIEVVVDRIKVRPDIQQRLAESFETALRLADGKAMIVDMDTGKEMIFSSKFACPVCSYSLQELEPRLFSFNNPMGACPSCDGLGHQSFFDPKRIVAHPDLSLASGAIKGWDRRNQFYFKLLQTLAKHGGFDVEKPFETLSKKQQDLILLGSGDVTIPFEYINERGKNSIREHAFEGIVANFERRYRETDSVTVREELSRYQNVQTCPECNGSRLRKEARFVKVGEKNQSRAIYEISALPLKEAKEYFESLELKGAKREIADKIIKEISARLRFLNDVGLDYLSLERSADTLSGGEAQRIRLASQIGSGLTGVMYVLDEPSIGLHQRDNDRLIGTLKHLRDLGNSVLVVEHDEDMIRASDWVIDIGPGAGVHGGEIVAEGTPAEVEANPNSLTGAYLAGREAIEVPEKRIPVNDRFLEIIGARGNNLQSVHAKIPVGLLTCVTGVSGSGKSTLINDTLHHAVAQHLYGSNAEPAAHDAIRGLEHFDKVISVDQSPIGRTPRSNPATYTGLFTPIRELFAGVPASRERGYEAGRFSFNVKGGRCDSCEGDGVLKVEMHFLPDVYVPCDVCHGKRYNRETLDIRYKGKNIHEVLSMTIEQAHEFFEAVPVVKRKLKTLLDVGLGYVQLGQSATTLSGGEAQRVKLSLELSKRDTGRTLYILDEPTTGLHFHDIQLLLTVIQTLKKQGNTIVIIEHNLDVIKTADWIIDLGPKGGAGGGQIIATGTPEEVAQNEVSFTGHYLAPLLTRKSPMSSKKKSSGK, encoded by the coding sequence ATGAATAACGAAATTAAGATCCGCGGTGCCCGCACCCACAACCTCAAAAACATCAATCTAGACATCCCTAGAGAGAAACTAGTCGTCCTTACTGGCTTGTCTGGATCAGGCAAAAGCTCTCTAGCTTTTGACACTTTGTATGCCGAAGGTCAGCGTCGCTATGTTGAATCTCTGTCAGCTTACGCTCGTCAGTTTTTGCAACTTATGGAAAAACCAGACGTCGATACGATAGAGGGCCTCTCCCCGGCGATTTCCATCGAGCAGAAGGCAACGAGTCATAATCCACGCTCGACGGTTGGCACCGTAACTGAAATTCATGACTACTTACGCCTGTTGTTTGCACGAGCAGGCACCCCACATTGTCCAGATCACAATTTGCCATTGGAAGCGCAAAGCGTTTCTCAAATGGTCGATACTGTTTTAACTCTGCCAGAAGATACCAAGCTAATGATCCTTGCTCCAGTAGTAAGCGAGCGCAAAGGAGAATTCATAGACCTGTTTCAAGATCTACAGGCTCAAGGATTTGTACGTTTTCGTGTGCGCTCTGGTGGTGGAACCGCAAACCTTGCTAAGGCAGAAATTTTTGAAGTAGATCAATTACCTTCACTCAAAAAAAATGACAAGCATTCGATTGAAGTCGTCGTAGACCGCATTAAAGTTCGACCAGACATTCAGCAACGTCTTGCCGAATCATTTGAGACCGCCCTACGCTTAGCAGATGGCAAGGCCATGATTGTGGATATGGATACTGGTAAAGAAATGATCTTCTCAAGCAAGTTTGCTTGCCCAGTTTGCTCATACTCACTACAAGAATTAGAGCCACGTCTCTTCTCCTTCAATAATCCAATGGGCGCTTGTCCATCATGTGATGGCTTAGGCCACCAATCCTTCTTTGATCCAAAGCGTATCGTTGCTCACCCTGATTTATCTCTGGCCTCAGGCGCAATTAAAGGCTGGGATCGCCGTAATCAGTTCTACTTCAAACTGCTCCAGACTTTGGCAAAACATGGTGGCTTTGATGTAGAGAAGCCATTCGAAACGCTGAGCAAGAAACAACAAGATCTCATTCTCTTGGGCTCTGGCGATGTCACTATTCCGTTTGAGTACATCAACGAGCGTGGCAAAAATAGTATTCGAGAACATGCCTTTGAAGGCATTGTTGCTAATTTTGAAAGACGGTATCGAGAAACCGATTCAGTAACAGTGCGAGAAGAGTTATCGCGTTATCAAAACGTGCAGACCTGCCCAGAATGTAACGGTAGTCGTTTGCGTAAAGAGGCACGTTTTGTCAAAGTGGGTGAGAAAAACCAATCACGTGCCATTTACGAAATCAGCGCCTTACCACTCAAAGAAGCAAAAGAATATTTTGAATCCCTTGAACTCAAAGGCGCCAAAAGAGAAATTGCGGACAAGATTATTAAAGAGATTAGTGCGCGCCTGCGTTTCTTAAATGATGTGGGCCTTGACTACCTCTCGCTAGAACGTAGTGCCGACACCTTGTCGGGCGGTGAAGCGCAACGTATTCGTCTCGCAAGCCAAATTGGTTCTGGCTTAACTGGTGTGATGTACGTTTTAGATGAACCTTCTATTGGATTGCATCAACGCGACAATGATCGTCTTATTGGCACCTTAAAACACCTGCGTGATTTAGGTAATAGCGTTTTAGTAGTTGAGCATGACGAAGACATGATTCGCGCATCTGACTGGGTGATCGATATCGGTCCTGGCGCAGGTGTTCATGGGGGCGAGATTGTTGCTGAAGGCACGCCAGCAGAAGTTGAAGCCAATCCAAACTCTCTAACTGGTGCTTACCTCGCAGGGCGTGAGGCAATCGAAGTTCCAGAAAAAAGGATTCCTGTTAATGATCGCTTCCTTGAGATCATCGGGGCCCGTGGCAATAATTTGCAATCAGTGCACGCGAAGATTCCAGTTGGATTACTTACGTGTGTTACTGGTGTATCAGGATCTGGCAAGTCCACTTTAATTAATGACACTCTTCATCACGCAGTTGCCCAACATCTATATGGATCCAATGCTGAACCTGCAGCGCATGATGCAATAAGGGGTTTAGAACATTTCGATAAAGTCATTAGCGTTGACCAATCTCCGATCGGCAGAACGCCACGCTCTAACCCAGCTACCTATACCGGGCTATTTACCCCAATCAGAGAACTTTTTGCTGGCGTTCCAGCATCACGTGAACGCGGCTATGAAGCGGGTCGCTTTTCCTTCAATGTCAAAGGCGGTCGTTGTGATTCCTGTGAAGGCGATGGTGTTCTTAAAGTAGAAATGCACTTCTTGCCAGATGTATATGTGCCTTGCGATGTCTGTCACGGTAAACGTTACAACCGCGAAACCTTAGATATTCGTTACAAAGGTAAAAATATTCATGAGGTGCTTTCGATGACCATTGAGCAAGCCCATGAATTCTTTGAAGCAGTTCCAGTAGTGAAGCGCAAACTCAAAACGCTACTGGATGTCGGGCTTGGTTATGTGCAACTAGGCCAGAGCGCCACCACTCTTTCTGGCGGCGAGGCACAACGCGTAAAACTTTCTCTGGAGCTATCCAAGCGCGATACAGGCAGAACACTATATATCTTGGATGAGCCAACTACAGGACTTCATTTTCATGATATTCAATTATTGCTTACAGTAATTCAGACACTCAAAAAACAAGGCAATACGATTGTCATCATTGAGCACAATTTAGATGTTATTAAGACGGCTGATTGGATAATTGATCTTGGGCCTAAAGGTGGTGCGGGCGGCGGCCAGATTATCGCCACAGGCACCCCTGAAGAGGTTGCTCAGAATGAAGTGAGTTTTACAGGTCACTACCTAGCGCCTTTATTGACGCGTAAATCTCCAATGTCCAGCAAAAAGAAAAGTAGTGGCAAATAA
- a CDS encoding HAD family hydrolase, translating into MSSAFTPHNTNPLSQYPQAWERAGQVKLLVLDVDGVLTNGQVWIGADGKESLKAFDIQDGLGIKLLEQCGIPTAIITGRNSKMVLARCEELGIKHVHMGVENKALALAEVIKSLGLTYADCAVMGDDWPDLQMMKQAGFRICPAQGHEAVKEFAHLVTTHTGGNSAVREVCDLILKAQNRYDELLQKACS; encoded by the coding sequence ATGTCTAGCGCCTTTACTCCACACAATACCAACCCGCTATCTCAGTATCCACAAGCCTGGGAGCGTGCGGGTCAAGTGAAGCTCCTAGTTTTGGATGTTGATGGCGTTCTTACTAATGGTCAAGTTTGGATTGGCGCTGATGGTAAAGAGTCTTTAAAAGCTTTTGATATTCAAGACGGTTTAGGTATCAAACTATTAGAGCAATGTGGTATTCCTACCGCCATCATCACTGGCAGAAACTCCAAAATGGTTTTGGCTCGCTGCGAAGAATTGGGGATCAAACATGTTCACATGGGTGTAGAGAACAAAGCGCTTGCTTTAGCCGAAGTCATTAAATCTTTAGGTCTTACCTATGCAGATTGCGCAGTCATGGGTGATGATTGGCCAGATTTGCAAATGATGAAACAAGCTGGCTTCAGAATATGCCCTGCGCAGGGACATGAAGCCGTAAAAGAATTTGCGCACTTAGTGACCACCCATACGGGTGGCAATAGCGCTGTCCGCGAAGTATGTGACTTAATTCTCAAAGCACAAAATCGCTATGACGAATTACTCCAAAAGGCTTGTAGTTAA
- the lptB gene encoding LPS export ABC transporter ATP-binding protein, with product MTADTIQANSTPTLSAHHLQKRYGSRTVVRDVSVQVKCGEVVGLLGPNGAGKTTSFYMIVGLVPLDGGNIILDGADITHLPIHERARMGLSYLPQEASVFRKLNVAENIQAVLELQVHGGKPLSKAEISHRLDELLGELQISHLRNNPALSLSGGERRRVEIARALASQPKFILLDEPFAGVDPIAVGEIQRIVRFLRDRDIGVLITDHNVRETLGICDHAYIISEGSVLAEGKPDQIIQNDAVRRVYLGENFRM from the coding sequence ATGACAGCGGATACCATTCAAGCCAATAGCACCCCTACGCTAAGCGCTCATCACCTACAGAAGCGTTACGGCTCAAGAACTGTAGTTCGAGATGTATCCGTACAAGTCAAATGCGGCGAAGTTGTAGGTCTACTTGGGCCTAATGGCGCCGGCAAAACCACCTCTTTCTATATGATTGTTGGGCTAGTGCCACTCGATGGTGGAAACATTATTTTGGATGGCGCAGACATCACGCATCTTCCCATTCATGAAAGAGCTCGAATGGGTCTCTCTTATCTGCCGCAAGAAGCATCCGTTTTTCGAAAATTAAATGTGGCCGAAAATATCCAAGCTGTTCTTGAGCTACAAGTTCACGGCGGCAAGCCCCTTAGCAAGGCGGAGATTAGCCATCGCTTAGATGAACTTTTAGGTGAACTCCAAATTAGTCATCTTCGCAATAATCCTGCCCTATCTTTATCGGGCGGAGAACGCAGGCGAGTCGAAATTGCCAGGGCCCTTGCTTCACAGCCAAAATTTATCTTGTTAGACGAACCCTTTGCTGGCGTTGACCCTATTGCAGTTGGGGAAATTCAGCGAATAGTCCGCTTTTTAAGAGATCGCGATATCGGGGTATTAATCACTGACCACAATGTTCGCGAAACACTGGGCATCTGTGACCACGCATACATCATCAGCGAGGGCAGCGTCCTAGCCGAAGGCAAACCAGACCAGATTATTCAAAACGATGCCGTCCGAAGAGTGTATCTAGGTGAAAATTTCCGGATGTAA
- the hpf gene encoding ribosome hibernation-promoting factor, HPF/YfiA family, producing MNLKINSRHVEVTPAMRSHLEAGLAKIRKHFDHVIDASAFLVVDKAKEKDLRQSAEITIHLKGKDLFAEAHNADLYHAMDAVVDKLERQVVKHKEKIQDHHHEKHFE from the coding sequence ATGAATTTGAAAATTAATAGCCGCCATGTTGAAGTTACACCCGCTATGCGTTCTCACCTTGAGGCGGGGCTAGCTAAAATTCGTAAGCACTTCGATCACGTCATTGATGCCTCCGCCTTTTTGGTGGTCGATAAAGCCAAAGAGAAAGACTTACGCCAAAGCGCCGAGATAACCATTCACCTCAAAGGTAAGGATCTATTCGCAGAAGCACACAACGCCGACCTGTATCACGCTATGGACGCAGTAGTCGATAAACTCGAGCGCCAAGTAGTTAAACACAAAGAAAAGATTCAGGATCATCATCACGAAAAGCATTTTGAGTAA
- a CDS encoding monovalent cation:proton antiporter family protein encodes MPSVLQLTLILLASGVAGVVIFRYFGLPPILGYLAIGVLIGPHAFGLANDSATVKYLAEFGVVFLMFSIGLEFNLHKLRAMRTIVFGLGGSQVILTMLLAIPASLLMNWIYPISWHAAIALGGALAMSSTAIVTKLISDRAELETEHGRNVVGILLFQDLAVVFLLILLPSLGKNPSDLFVALTTASIKITVALVLIFFIGQSLMSHWFRLVAKLRSQELFMLNLLLIVLGMAGLTEHFGLSLALGAFLAGMLISETPYRHQVEEDVKPFRDVLLGLFFITIGMLLDFNVIREQWLLVLLLLIGPLIFKFGLIALLSKAFGSSPGISIRTGLCLAQAGEFGFVLLNQIDGLDLIDPTLSQAVLAAMLISMFCAPFLIEYSDRIAMRFSSNEWLLQSLALTRVAAKSVRNENHVVICGFGRSGQSLARMLDQEKIPYIALDLDPDRVKEAAAAGDNVVYGDASRENYLVAAGLSRAKAVVITYADSAASLRVLRQVEHLRPGMTVLVRTRDDADIAKLQAAGATEVVPELIEGSLMIASHVLLIMGVPMRKVVRRITTAREERYSLLRGYFRGSADDDFGSNESWRLHAITLLPQSRAVGKTLGDLDLESDGVSVQAVRRKTKNADYVKLDPSPDLSLEANDILVISGNSEATDIAEAKLL; translated from the coding sequence ATGCCGTCAGTCCTTCAATTAACCCTCATTCTTCTGGCCTCGGGTGTGGCTGGAGTGGTTATTTTCCGCTATTTTGGCTTACCCCCCATTTTGGGCTATTTGGCCATTGGGGTGCTTATTGGACCTCATGCCTTTGGTCTGGCAAATGACTCGGCCACAGTTAAGTATTTAGCCGAATTTGGCGTGGTTTTTCTGATGTTCTCGATTGGTCTTGAATTTAACCTGCATAAATTGCGGGCAATGCGAACTATCGTTTTCGGTCTTGGTGGCAGCCAAGTCATTCTGACAATGCTATTGGCCATTCCCGCCAGCTTGCTGATGAATTGGATTTATCCCATCTCATGGCATGCAGCAATTGCTTTGGGTGGGGCGTTGGCAATGTCCTCTACAGCAATTGTGACTAAATTAATCTCTGATCGTGCTGAGCTCGAAACCGAGCATGGTCGCAATGTTGTGGGTATTTTGCTATTCCAGGATTTGGCAGTTGTATTCCTATTGATCTTATTGCCGTCCCTCGGAAAAAATCCTTCCGATTTATTTGTTGCTCTCACTACCGCGTCTATCAAAATCACCGTTGCTTTAGTTTTAATTTTCTTCATTGGCCAGAGCTTGATGAGCCATTGGTTTAGATTGGTCGCAAAGTTACGCTCACAAGAGTTGTTCATGTTGAACCTCTTGTTGATTGTGCTGGGTATGGCAGGGCTAACAGAGCACTTTGGTTTGTCATTAGCACTGGGCGCGTTCTTAGCTGGCATGTTGATATCAGAGACTCCTTATCGCCATCAAGTTGAAGAGGATGTAAAACCTTTCAGAGATGTTTTGCTTGGTCTCTTCTTTATTACGATTGGCATGTTGCTCGATTTCAATGTGATACGGGAGCAGTGGTTGCTGGTTTTGCTTTTGCTGATTGGCCCTTTGATCTTCAAATTTGGACTCATTGCTTTGTTGTCAAAAGCCTTTGGCTCAAGTCCAGGTATTTCGATAAGAACAGGCTTGTGCCTTGCTCAAGCGGGTGAATTCGGTTTCGTATTGCTTAATCAAATTGATGGTTTGGATTTAATTGATCCTACTTTGAGTCAAGCAGTATTAGCAGCAATGTTGATCTCGATGTTCTGCGCACCATTTCTGATTGAATACAGTGATCGAATTGCTATGCGATTTTCTAGCAATGAATGGCTGTTGCAATCGCTTGCATTGACTCGCGTTGCTGCCAAGAGTGTGCGCAATGAAAACCATGTTGTCATTTGTGGCTTTGGACGATCAGGTCAAAGTTTGGCACGCATGTTAGATCAAGAAAAGATTCCTTATATCGCCTTAGATTTAGATCCCGATCGAGTTAAAGAGGCTGCAGCGGCTGGCGATAATGTTGTCTATGGAGATGCTAGTCGAGAAAATTATTTGGTTGCAGCTGGACTCTCTAGAGCAAAAGCCGTAGTAATTACCTATGCTGATAGTGCTGCAAGTTTACGAGTGCTACGTCAGGTTGAGCATTTGCGACCAGGCATGACAGTTTTGGTACGCACCAGAGATGACGCAGATATTGCTAAGTTGCAAGCGGCAGGTGCTACCGAGGTCGTCCCTGAATTAATTGAAGGTAGCTTAATGATCGCCTCACATGTTCTATTGATTATGGGCGTGCCTATGCGCAAAGTAGTGCGACGCATAACTACAGCTCGTGAGGAGCGCTATAGCTTGTTGAGGGGCTACTTCCGAGGTTCTGCTGATGATGACTTTGGATCAAATGAATCTTGGCGTTTACATGCAATAACACTTTTGCCACAGTCTCGCGCTGTTGGAAAAACTTTAGGCGACTTGGATCTTGAATCAGATGGCGTCAGCGTTCAAGCTGTACGCCGTAAAACTAAAAATGCTGACTATGTAAAGTTAGACCCAAGTCCCGATCTTTCTCTAGAGGCCAATGACATATTGGTGATCTCTGGCAATTCAGAGGCAACCGATATAGCTGAAGCTAAATTGCTCTGA
- the lptC gene encoding LPS export ABC transporter periplasmic protein LptC has product MHVSPQQLKLSIGRTLLRLMPLILMGVLTLATFWLVQKNTPPDKPALERVRLHEPDYTIRDGALSALNELGTTKYRILGVKVTHYDDDASIDIQAPRMRLFQTDKPPVTVRSDTGHLDGDLTILDLFDNATIFRPAQEATATQAATLRMLASSSYFKVLINDDIIETNKPVTLQQGMSIMSSTDGGIFNNVEQSMVLTGQVKGRIERAPKSTQ; this is encoded by the coding sequence ATGCACGTAAGCCCTCAGCAACTTAAACTCAGTATTGGTCGTACGCTTTTGCGTTTAATGCCGCTGATTTTGATGGGGGTCCTAACCTTAGCTACTTTTTGGTTAGTGCAAAAAAATACTCCTCCTGATAAACCCGCCTTAGAACGAGTACGTCTTCATGAACCTGATTACACAATCAGAGATGGGGCACTATCAGCTCTAAATGAACTAGGCACTACTAAGTATCGGATCTTAGGCGTTAAGGTGACCCACTACGATGACGATGCATCTATTGATATTCAGGCGCCACGAATGCGCTTGTTTCAAACAGATAAGCCTCCGGTGACCGTCAGATCAGACACTGGACATCTCGATGGCGACCTCACCATACTGGATTTATTTGATAACGCAACCATTTTTCGTCCAGCCCAAGAAGCTACTGCAACCCAAGCGGCTACCCTGAGAATGTTAGCCAGCTCAAGCTACTTCAAAGTTTTAATTAATGATGACATTATTGAAACCAATAAGCCAGTTACCCTTCAGCAAGGTATGTCGATCATGAGCTCGACTGACGGCGGGATATTTAATAATGTAGAACAAAGTATGGTGCTCACCGGCCAAGTTAAGGGTCGTATTGAACGTGCGCCAAAGAGCACTCAATAA
- a CDS encoding SIS domain-containing protein → MIAKTRERTLKLARDTLTIEAAALQTMRDRLEGANADAFVLAVELLHSCKGRIVVSGIGKSGHIARKIAATFASTGSPAFFVHPAEASHGDLGMVTRDDVFVALSNSGETDELLTIVPIVKRTGAKLIALTGAPNSSLAKLADAHLDTSVEKEACPLNLAPTTSTTAALAMGDALAVALLDARGFEAEDFIRSHPGGRLGRKQLMHVSEVMRSLSDTPQISIDASLQEALLEMTSKRMGMVVILDANKKVFGILTDGDLRRLLEKTTNLDGIKLQSATTANPRTIPAELLAEEAIEMMEKHRINHLVVTDENGHLLGALNLHDLFAAKVI, encoded by the coding sequence ATGATAGCTAAGACTCGTGAACGTACCCTAAAGCTTGCGCGCGATACCCTCACAATTGAGGCTGCTGCACTGCAAACCATGCGTGACCGCCTGGAGGGCGCCAATGCAGATGCTTTTGTCCTTGCGGTAGAACTGCTACATAGCTGTAAGGGCAGAATCGTGGTGTCTGGAATTGGGAAATCCGGTCATATTGCTCGCAAAATTGCAGCCACCTTTGCCTCAACCGGTTCACCAGCCTTTTTTGTGCACCCCGCCGAAGCCAGCCATGGTGACTTGGGTATGGTCACTAGAGACGACGTTTTTGTAGCCCTTTCTAACTCTGGTGAAACCGATGAATTACTCACCATTGTGCCCATAGTCAAACGCACTGGGGCAAAGTTGATTGCCTTAACTGGAGCCCCTAACTCCTCACTTGCCAAACTGGCAGATGCCCATCTTGATACTAGTGTTGAAAAAGAGGCTTGCCCCCTCAATCTCGCGCCCACTACGAGCACTACTGCAGCACTAGCGATGGGAGATGCCCTAGCGGTTGCCCTTCTAGATGCCAGAGGTTTTGAAGCTGAAGACTTTATCCGCTCCCATCCCGGCGGCAGACTAGGTCGCAAACAACTGATGCATGTAAGCGAAGTCATGCGCAGTCTTTCAGACACGCCTCAGATTTCCATAGATGCATCTTTGCAAGAAGCATTGTTAGAGATGACCTCTAAGCGCATGGGGATGGTAGTGATCTTAGATGCAAACAAAAAGGTATTTGGAATTTTGACTGATGGCGACTTACGTCGCCTTTTAGAGAAGACCACCAATCTTGATGGCATCAAACTTCAGAGCGCCACCACTGCGAATCCCCGCACTATTCCTGCAGAACTTCTGGCCGAAGAAGCTATTGAAATGATGGAAAAACATCGCATCAATCATCTAGTGGTAACTGATGAAAATGGCCATTTATTGGGCGCATTAAATCTGCACGATTTATTTGCAGCAAAAGTTATCTAG
- the hprK gene encoding HPr(Ser) kinase/phosphatase: MTQPLLLDGVTAQQIFDDNVSDLKLSWIGGLEGADRTFPPEAVKAAAASSDLVGHLNLIHPSRIQIFGEQEVDYHAALEAKQRQEQIANLISKTPPCVIVADGKAADPDLQLFCQRSSTPLFTTAISAAEVIDHLRTYLTKIGAPQITMHGVFMDILGLGVLLTGESGLGKSELGLELISRGHGLVADDAVDFSRLGPDYIEGRCPVILRNLLEVRGLGLLDIRTIFGETAVRRKLKLRLIVQLVRRTDGEFERLPLEAQHIDVLGIPIRTVKIQVAAGRNLAVLVEAAVRNTILQLRGIDTLKEFIERQRQQMNVEAETTKSQGRLL; this comes from the coding sequence ATGACGCAGCCTTTACTCCTAGATGGAGTGACTGCGCAGCAGATTTTTGATGACAATGTTTCAGATTTAAAACTTTCCTGGATTGGCGGCCTAGAAGGCGCCGATCGCACGTTCCCGCCAGAAGCCGTAAAAGCGGCGGCAGCCAGCTCGGACCTAGTGGGTCACTTAAACCTCATTCATCCAAGTCGAATTCAAATTTTTGGTGAGCAAGAGGTTGACTATCACGCCGCACTAGAAGCAAAACAAAGACAGGAACAAATTGCTAACCTGATCTCAAAGACTCCACCTTGTGTCATTGTGGCCGACGGTAAAGCTGCAGACCCTGACTTACAGTTATTTTGTCAGCGCTCATCTACACCCTTATTTACTACCGCCATCTCTGCCGCTGAAGTCATCGATCATCTGCGCACTTATCTAACTAAAATTGGCGCCCCACAAATCACAATGCATGGTGTCTTTATGGACATTCTGGGCTTAGGTGTTTTGTTAACTGGTGAATCTGGCTTAGGCAAAAGTGAGTTAGGGCTTGAACTGATTTCTCGGGGGCATGGTCTAGTCGCTGATGATGCAGTTGACTTCTCCCGTCTTGGACCGGACTATATCGAGGGTCGCTGCCCAGTAATCTTGCGCAATCTTCTCGAAGTACGTGGCTTGGGTTTGCTAGATATTCGTACTATTTTTGGCGAGACAGCCGTACGTCGTAAATTAAAGCTGCGCCTCATAGTGCAGCTTGTTCGCAGAACTGATGGCGAATTCGAACGCCTTCCTCTCGAAGCGCAACATATTGATGTACTTGGCATCCCCATTCGCACTGTAAAGATTCAGGTTGCCGCAGGTCGAAACTTAGCTGTACTTGTTGAGGCGGCTGTGCGCAATACGATTTTGCAGTTGCGCGGCATCGATACCCTAAAAGAATTCATTGAACGTCAACGCCAACAAATGAACGTTGAGGCCGAAACCACAAAGTCACAAGGTCGCTTACTCTAA
- the lptA gene encoding lipopolysaccharide transport periplasmic protein LptA, with the protein MNPLLTRTTLQGLFVILGLLFANYSFAEKADQDKPVILEAEKVSVNDVKQVYDLNGQVLLIKGSIVVTGEDGHITVDPQGYEFVDVVGTPEAVASFRQRREGLADEFMQGRGAQVTYDAKSEFLTLTGDASLKRLLNMQMIDQLKGWQIEYDDVKQYYRVVPPKDAKPEDLPLARAILSPRRKATLEK; encoded by the coding sequence ATGAATCCTCTTCTGACTCGTACCACTTTGCAAGGCCTATTTGTCATCCTGGGTCTATTGTTTGCAAACTATAGTTTTGCTGAAAAAGCTGATCAAGATAAGCCAGTTATCTTGGAGGCTGAGAAAGTATCCGTTAACGACGTCAAACAGGTCTATGACCTCAATGGTCAAGTACTTCTCATTAAGGGAAGTATTGTTGTTACAGGCGAGGATGGGCACATTACGGTTGATCCACAGGGGTATGAGTTTGTGGATGTAGTCGGCACACCAGAAGCGGTTGCAAGCTTTAGACAGCGTCGCGAAGGCTTAGCAGATGAGTTCATGCAGGGACGAGGTGCTCAAGTTACCTATGATGCGAAGAGCGAGTTTCTAACGCTCACTGGTGATGCTAGTTTGAAGCGCTTACTTAATATGCAAATGATTGATCAATTGAAGGGCTGGCAAATTGAGTACGATGATGTAAAACAGTACTATCGGGTTGTACCCCCCAAAGATGCAAAACCAGAAGACCTACCTTTAGCAAGAGCGATTCTTTCACCAAGACGAAAAGCAACCTTAGAGAAATGA
- a CDS encoding PTS sugar transporter subunit IIA: protein MNALTNLFTPDCIALDVPAKSRADAFAAAGELFAKQTGIDANSVVGFLNAREDLGSTALGAGVAIPHGRVKGLKQPSAAFMRLQEPIEFAAPDGDAVSVLIFLLVPEKATQQHLEILSSIAQLLSDADARETLSSTNDPSTVRELLQHWGTAK from the coding sequence ATGAATGCCCTGACCAATCTTTTTACCCCTGACTGCATTGCATTGGACGTCCCTGCGAAAAGCAGAGCCGATGCATTTGCAGCCGCAGGAGAGTTATTTGCCAAGCAAACGGGAATCGATGCAAACTCTGTAGTCGGATTTCTCAATGCTCGCGAAGATTTAGGCTCTACCGCTCTCGGAGCTGGTGTCGCCATACCCCATGGTCGAGTAAAAGGTCTTAAACAGCCAAGCGCTGCCTTTATGAGGCTCCAAGAACCGATTGAGTTTGCTGCCCCAGACGGTGATGCAGTATCTGTTTTGATCTTTCTATTAGTACCCGAAAAGGCTACTCAACAGCATTTAGAAATCCTATCTTCTATCGCGCAATTACTTTCTGACGCTGACGCCCGAGAAACTCTGTCTTCCACAAATGATCCCTCAACTGTTCGCGAACTATTGCAACATTGGGGTACGGCAAAATGA